One segment of Triticum aestivum cultivar Chinese Spring chromosome 2A, IWGSC CS RefSeq v2.1, whole genome shotgun sequence DNA contains the following:
- the LOC123187906 gene encoding 2-hydroxy-6-oxo-6-phenylhexa-2,4-dienoate hydrolase has protein sequence MPPPPQSIAGKVSRFFSFAAARDRCFNRRFLAAGLRPVSIQLPDSARPVSISDSADPVTTVHMWVPARPPRNPLVLLHGFGASATWQWYPYLRPLIAAGFDPIVPDLVFFGNSSTRLPDRSDTFQAWSIKTALEAIGVTKFGLVGVSYGGFVGYRMAAMYPDAVERVTLVCAGVCLEEKDLAEGLFPVAAVDEAAALLVPRRPEEVRRLVRLTFVRPPIIMPSCFLWDYIKVMGSDHIQEKTELLHALISGRQISTLPKLRQKTLIIWGEQDKVFPMELAHRLKRHLDGNSRLAVIHNAGHAVNLEKPAEVCKSIIEFFQEPIPEASNDERV, from the exons ATGCCTCCCCCGCCGCAGTCCATCGCCGGCAAGGTCAGCCGCTTCTTCAGCTTCGCGGCGGCGCGGGACCGCTGCTTCAACCGCCGcttcctcgccgccggcctccgcccGGTCTCCATCCAGCTCCCCGACTCGGCGCGCCCGGTCTCCATCTCCGACTCGGCGGACCCCGTCACCACCGTCCACATGTGGGTCCCCGCCAGGCCGCCACGCAACCCCCTGGTCCTCCTCCACGGCTTCGGCGCCTCCGCCACGTGGCAGTGGTACCCCTACCTCCGCCCCCTCATCGCCGCCGGCTTCGACCCCATCGTCCCCGACCTCGTCTTCTTCGGCAACTCCTCCACCCGCCTCCCCGATCGCTCCGACACATTCCAG GCGTGGTCGATCAAGACGGCGCTGGAGGCGATCGGGGTGACCAAGTTTGGGCTGGTTGGGGTGAGTTATGGAGGGTTCGTGGGGTACAGGATGGCGGCGATGTACCCGGACGCGGTGGAGAGGGTGACTCTGGTGTGCGCCGGCGTTTGCCTGGAGGAGAAGGACCTCGCGGAGGGTCTGTTCCCGGTGGCCGCGGTCGATGAGGCGGCAGCGCTGCTGGTGCCACGGCggccggaggaggtgcggcgcctgGTCAGGCTCACATTCGTGCGACCGCcgatcatcatgccgtcgtgcttcCTTTGGGACTACATTAAG GTGATGGGCTCAGACCATATCCAGGAGAAGACTGAGCTACTACACGCTTTGATTAGTGGGAGGCAAATTTCGACTCTTCCAAAACTACGTCAG AAGACGCTGATAATTTGGGGGGAGCAAGATAAGGTGTTCCCGATGGAATTGGCTCACAGATTGAAGAG GCATCTGGATGGGAACTCTCGGTTGGCAGTCATACACAACGCTGGGCACGCAGTCAATCTCGAGAAGCCTGCAGAGGTGTGCAAGAGCATCATCGAGTTTTTCCAAGAGCCGATCCCCGAAGCTTCAAACGACGAAAGG GTGTAG
- the LOC123187907 gene encoding pentatricopeptide repeat-containing protein At5g64320, mitochondrial, whose translation MAEPPPKLRAAAATSWPELLAPFDLSRLRSTLSSRPLTPHRLGRLLALPLSPATSLLLLQWYAASQPVLSSHPLRPLLAAADADPERALSLLESLPSSRHPPLRETLLIPLLRSLPPGRALHLLDQLPSRFAVSPYFRSYNTVLAALARANCHADVLTLYRRMVHRDRIPPTTFTFGVAARALCRLGRADEALAMLRSMARHGCVPDVMLYQTVIHALCAQGEVAEATTLLDEMFLMGCSADVNTFNDIVHGLCMLGRLRDAARLVDRMMIRGCVPNTMTYGFLIQGLCRARQVDEARTMLGRVPELNVVLFNTVIGGCLLDGKLTEAMELYEIMGSKGCPPDAHTYSILIHGLCKLGRLGSAMRLLREMEDKGCAPNIVTYTILLHGFCRNGMWDDMRATLKVMLANGLSLNLQGYNGMIYAVCKEGRMDDAMSLMQEMKSEGCKPDICTYNTIIYHLCNNGQIEEAVYLFENLVDEGVVANRITYNTLIHALLCKGSLQDAIRLANEMVLHGCSLDVVSYNGLIKALCKDGNVDRSMVLLAEMIEKGIKPNNISYNLLISELCKTRRVRDALELSKEMLNQGLTPDIVTYNTLINGLCKMGWMHAALNLLEKLHSENVHADTITYNILISWHCKARLLDDANMLLNRAVTVGITPNERTWGIMVQNFVRQPLNFLSDEVEGH comes from the coding sequence ATGGCGGAACCCCCGCCCAAACTCCGGGCAGCCGCCGCGACGTCATGGCCGGAGCTGCTCGCGCCATTCGACCTCTCTCGCCTCCGAAGCACGCTCTCCTCCCGCCCGCTCACCCCGCACCGTCTCGGGCGCCTCCTCGCGCTGCCGCTGTCCCCGgccacctccctcctcctcctccagtggTACGCCGCCTCCCAACCCGTCCTCTCGTCGCACCCCCTCCGGcccttgctcgccgccgccgacgcagACCCAGAGCGCGCGCTCTCCCTCCTTGAATCCCTCCCCTCCTCTCGCCACCCCCCTCTCCGGGAGACCCTCCTCATACCGCTCCTGCGCTCCTTGCCCCCTGGCCGCGCCCTCCACCTGCTCGACCAGTTGCCCAGCCGATTCGCCGTCTCGCCGTACTTCCGCTCGTACAACACCGTCCTCGCGGCACTGGCCAGGGCGAACTGCCACGCCGATGTGCTCACGCTCTACCGCCGGATGGTCCACCGGGACCGCATCCCACCCACCACCTTCACCTTCGGTGTCGCTGCGCGCGCGCTCTGCCGCCTCGGGCGCGCTGATGAGGCGCTCGCGATGCTCCGCAGCATGGCGCGGCATGGGTGCGTGCCCGATGTGATGCTCTATCAGACGGTCATCCACGCTCTGTGTGCCCAGGGTGAGGTCGCCGAGGCTACCACGCTCCTCGACGAGATGTTCCTCATGGGGTGCTCTGCTGATGTCAACACGTTCAATGACATTGTGCACGGGCTATGCATGCTTGGGCGTCTCCGCGATGCTGCGAGGCTTGTGGACAGGATGATGATAAGAGGCTGTGTGCCAAACACCATGACATACGGGTTCCTTATCCAGGGCCTGTGCCGAGCAAGGCAGGTGGATGAGGCACGCACAATGCTCGGGAGGGTGCCAGAGTTGAATGTCGTGTTATTTAACACGGTGATTGGCGGGTGTCTTTTGGATGGGAAGCTAACAGAGGCGATGGAGCTGTATGAGATAATGGGATCAAAAGGCTGCCCACCAGATGCACACACTTACAGTATATTGATACATGGGCTTTGCAAGCTTGGGAGGCTTGGTTCGGCCATGCGGTTGCTTAGAGAGATGGAGGATAAGGGTTGTGCTCCAAACATAGTAACCTACACGATCTTGCTGCATGGTTTTTGCAGGAATGGCATGTGGGATGACATGAGAGCAACACTGAAGGTAATGTTGGCAAATGGCTTGAGTCTGAATTTGCAAGGATACAATGGAATGATTTATGCTGTATGTAAGGAAGGCAGGATGGATGACGCGATGTCACTCATGCAAGAGATGAAGAGTGAAGGCTGCAAGCCTGATATCTGCACGTATAATACAATAATTTATCATCTCTGCAACAATGGCCAGATCGAGGAGGCCGTGTATCTATTTGAAAATTTGGTTGACGAGGGTGTTGTTGCGAATAGAATAACTTATAATACACTCATTCATGCACTGTTGTGCAAAGGAAGTTTGCAGGATGCCATACGGCTTGCAAATGAAATGGTACTTCATGGTTGTTCACTTGATGTTGTTAGCTACAATGGTCTGATTAAAGCCCTGTGCAAAGATGGGAATGTGGATCGGAGCATGGTGTTGCTCGCGGAAATGATAGAAAAGGGAATTAAGCCAAATAACATTTCATACAACCTCTTGATTAGTGAGCTCTGCAAGACAAGAAGGGTGCGTGATGCACTAGAGCTCTCAAAGGAGATGTTAAACCAAGGGCTTACTCCTGACATTGTCACATACAACACACTCATAAATGGATTGTGCAAAATGGGATGGATGCATGCTGCGCTGAATCTCCTAGAGAAGTTACATTCTGAAAATGTGCATGCAGATACTATTACATACAATATCCTCATTAGTTGGCACTGCAAAGCGAGATTGCTTGATGACGCTAATATGCTTCTaaacagagcagtgactgttgggaTAACACCTAACGAGCGCACTTGGGGAATTATGGTGCAAAATTTTGTCAGACAGCCACTCAATTTTTTATCCGACGAGGTTGAAGGGCATTAA